From one Streptomyces sp. 846.5 genomic stretch:
- a CDS encoding heme-copper oxidase subunit III → MTVVATATAVETGHAHGSVNRPNLVSVGTIVWLASELMFFAALFAMYFTLRSVTGTEYWHSINHALNVPFASVNTTVLVLSSFTCQMGVFAAERGDVKKLRAWFIVTFIMGAMFIGGQIYEYTSLVRDDHISLSSGPYGSVFYLTTGFHGMHVTGGLIAFLLVLGRTYAAKRFTHEQATAAIVVSYYWHFVDVVWIGLFATIYLIK, encoded by the coding sequence ATGACCGTCGTGGCGACAGCAACTGCAGTAGAAACCGGGCACGCACACGGATCGGTCAACCGGCCGAACCTGGTCAGCGTCGGAACCATCGTCTGGCTGGCTTCCGAGCTGATGTTCTTCGCGGCCCTCTTCGCGATGTACTTCACACTCCGCTCGGTCACCGGGACGGAGTACTGGCACTCAATCAACCATGCCCTCAACGTTCCCTTCGCGTCGGTGAACACCACGGTGCTGGTGCTCTCCTCCTTCACCTGCCAGATGGGTGTCTTCGCCGCCGAGCGCGGCGACGTGAAGAAGCTCAGGGCCTGGTTCATCGTCACCTTCATCATGGGTGCGATGTTCATCGGCGGTCAGATCTACGAGTACACGAGCCTGGTCCGGGATGACCACATCTCTCTGTCCTCGGGCCCCTACGGCTCGGTGTTCTACCTGACCACCGGCTTCCACGGCATGCACGTGACGGGTGGTCTGATCGCCTTCCTGCTGGTCCTCGGCCGTACGTACGCCGCCAAGCGGTTCACGCACGAGCAGGCCACAGCGGCGATCGTCGTGTCCTACTACTGGCACTTCGTCGACGTGGTCTGGATCGGCCTCTTCGCGACCATTTACCTGATCAAGTAG
- the trpD gene encoding anthranilate phosphoribosyltransferase → MANVIPANGGGDPVQARSWPDLLSTLIAGTDLSTDETAWAMDRIMSGEASPIQIAGFLVGLRAKGETVEEIAGLVDSMYAHANVIEVPGRAVDIVGTGGDRAKTVNISTMSAIVAAGAGALVVKHGNRAASSASGATDVLEKLGVNLELTPHRVAEVALEAGITYCPAPVFHPSMRHAGPARVGLGVPTAFNLLGPLTNPARVGANAVGCFDSRMAGLIAGVLARRGASALVFRGDDGLDELTVTGTSTVWQVRDGEVEQIRFDPRDVGITPVGIEALRGADSSYNAEVARRVLAGEQGPVRDAVLLNSASALVALDQTDEPLAEQLAAAMKRTAESIDSGAAAAVLTRWAAATHK, encoded by the coding sequence ATGGCGAACGTGATCCCTGCGAACGGCGGCGGCGACCCCGTGCAGGCGCGGTCCTGGCCGGATCTTCTGAGCACCCTGATCGCCGGCACCGACCTGTCGACCGACGAGACCGCCTGGGCGATGGACCGGATCATGTCCGGGGAGGCCTCGCCGATCCAGATCGCCGGCTTCCTGGTCGGGCTGCGGGCCAAGGGCGAGACCGTGGAGGAGATCGCCGGGCTGGTCGACTCCATGTACGCGCACGCGAACGTGATCGAGGTGCCGGGCCGGGCCGTGGACATCGTCGGCACCGGCGGCGACCGGGCGAAGACCGTCAACATCTCCACCATGTCGGCGATCGTCGCGGCCGGGGCCGGGGCGCTGGTGGTCAAGCACGGCAACCGGGCCGCCTCCTCCGCGAGCGGGGCCACCGATGTGCTGGAGAAGCTGGGCGTCAACCTGGAGCTGACGCCGCATCGGGTGGCCGAGGTCGCCCTGGAGGCCGGGATCACCTACTGTCCGGCCCCGGTGTTCCACCCCTCGATGCGCCACGCCGGACCGGCCCGGGTCGGCCTGGGCGTCCCCACCGCGTTCAACCTGCTCGGCCCGCTCACCAACCCGGCCCGGGTCGGCGCCAACGCGGTGGGCTGCTTCGACAGCAGGATGGCCGGCCTGATCGCCGGGGTGCTGGCCCGGCGCGGCGCCTCCGCGCTGGTCTTCCGCGGTGACGACGGCCTGGACGAGCTCACCGTGACCGGGACCTCCACGGTGTGGCAGGTTCGCGACGGCGAGGTCGAGCAGATCCGCTTCGACCCCCGGGACGTCGGCATCACCCCGGTCGGCATCGAGGCGCTGCGCGGCGCCGACTCCAGCTACAACGCCGAGGTGGCCCGCCGGGTGCTGGCGGGGGAGCAGGGCCCGGTCAGGGACGCGGTGCTGCTGAACTCGGCCTCGGCCCTGGTCGCCCTGGACCAGACCGACGAGCCGCTGGCCGAGCAGCTGGCGGCGGCGATGAAGCGCACCGCGGAGTCGATCGACTCCGGCGCGGCGGCCGCGGTGCTGACCCGCTGGGCTGCGGCGACGCACAAGTAG
- a CDS encoding aminotransferase class V-fold PLP-dependent enzyme yields the protein MQVCQPLAVLGRDVEVPLVSGAKVTYAALDYAASAPALQRVWDDIAAYAPYYGSVHRGAGYLSQLSTDLFEQSRATVAEFLDLREDDQVVFTRATTDSLNLLAGVLPAGTRVFAFETEHHASLLPWRKQDLTVSYLRAPRSPEEAVAALEEALAGSAAGPKLVCVTGASNVTGEIWPVRELAATAHRHGARIVLDAAQLAPHHPVSVRELDVDWVAFSGHKLYAPFGAGVLAGRGDWLDAAEPYLAGGGASRTVARETDGSVAVEWHRGPQRHEAGSPNVIGAYAIASACRALGEVGFDALVAREQYLIDRLRTGLAGIPQVRVLTLFGEDHPRVGVLSFVVRDWNSSHFSAALSAEYGIGVRDGLFCAHPLVRTLLGGEAAAPSECGAPEASLPGERSLNAIRVSFGAGTPDEHVDRFVEAVRELVTDGPKWAYRTEGGRCVPDTRRG from the coding sequence GTGCAGGTCTGTCAGCCGCTGGCGGTGCTCGGCCGCGATGTCGAGGTCCCGCTGGTCAGCGGCGCCAAGGTGACCTATGCCGCGCTCGACTACGCCGCCAGCGCGCCGGCCCTGCAGCGGGTCTGGGACGACATCGCCGCCTACGCCCCCTACTACGGCAGCGTGCACCGCGGCGCGGGCTACCTCTCGCAGCTGTCGACCGACCTGTTCGAGCAGAGCCGGGCGACCGTCGCCGAGTTCCTGGACCTGCGCGAGGACGACCAGGTGGTGTTCACCCGGGCCACCACCGACTCGCTGAACCTGCTGGCCGGCGTGCTGCCGGCCGGGACCAGGGTGTTCGCCTTCGAGACCGAGCACCACGCCTCACTGCTGCCCTGGCGCAAGCAGGACCTGACCGTCAGCTACCTGCGCGCCCCGCGCTCCCCGGAGGAGGCGGTGGCGGCGTTGGAGGAGGCGCTGGCGGGCAGTGCGGCCGGACCCAAGCTGGTGTGCGTGACCGGCGCGTCCAATGTCACCGGGGAGATCTGGCCGGTCCGGGAGCTGGCCGCGACCGCGCACCGGCACGGCGCGCGGATCGTCCTGGACGCCGCCCAGCTCGCCCCGCACCACCCGGTCTCGGTCCGCGAACTGGACGTCGACTGGGTCGCCTTCTCCGGGCACAAGCTCTACGCGCCCTTCGGCGCCGGCGTGCTGGCCGGCCGCGGCGACTGGCTGGACGCGGCCGAGCCCTACCTGGCTGGTGGCGGCGCGAGCCGCACGGTGGCCAGGGAGACCGACGGCTCGGTGGCGGTGGAGTGGCACCGGGGCCCGCAGCGGCACGAGGCCGGCTCGCCCAATGTCATCGGCGCCTACGCCATCGCCTCCGCCTGCCGCGCCCTGGGGGAGGTCGGCTTCGACGCGCTGGTGGCCAGGGAGCAGTACCTGATCGACCGTCTGCGGACCGGGCTGGCCGGGATTCCGCAGGTCAGGGTGTTGACCCTGTTCGGCGAGGATCACCCGCGGGTGGGCGTCCTGTCCTTTGTCGTCAGGGACTGGAACAGCTCGCACTTCTCCGCTGCGCTCTCCGCGGAGTACGGCATCGGGGTGCGCGACGGGCTCTTCTGCGCGCACCCGCTGGTGCGGACGCTGCTCGGCGGGGAGGCGGCTGCACCTTCCGAGTGCGGTGCGCCTGAAGCTTCGCTTCCGGGGGAGCGGAGCTTGAACGCCATCCGAGTGAGTTTTGGCGCGGGGACGCCGGATGAGCATGTGGACCGGTTTGTGGAGGCGGTGCGCGAGTTGGTCACCGACGGGCCGAAGTGGGCTTATCGCACTGAAGGTGGGCGGTGCGTGCCGGATACGCGGCGGGGCTGA
- a CDS encoding Lrp/AsnC ligand binding domain-containing protein, with protein MITAIVLIKTAVDRIPEIAEAIAAIDGVTEVYSVTGQHDLVAMVRVRAHEDLAEVIPGQVNKVPGVESTETHIAFRTYSRHDLDAAFALGLED; from the coding sequence GTGATCACCGCGATCGTGCTCATCAAGACCGCCGTCGACCGGATTCCCGAGATCGCCGAGGCGATCGCCGCGATCGACGGGGTGACCGAGGTGTACTCCGTGACCGGCCAGCACGACCTGGTGGCGATGGTCCGGGTACGGGCCCACGAGGACCTCGCCGAGGTCATCCCCGGCCAGGTCAACAAGGTCCCCGGGGTGGAGTCCACGGAGACCCACATCGCCTTCCGCACGTACTCGCGGCACGACCTGGACGCGGCCTTTGCTTTGGGCCTGGAGGACTAG
- a CDS encoding rhomboid family intramembrane serine protease: MLRPVSKEDPFVPLVTYALIAACVLVFLVGPVSGLDPLYGGGNARACAELAYYHHWGVIPSELMDNQPLAATATPGCPAPDSFPKIPALSVLTAMFVHGGWLHLLGNMLFLYVFGAMAEERMGRLPYLLSYVALGYLATYGYAVFAAGGDSATQTLVGASGAIAGVLGAYLRLHPRARVTSLLPFLLFLPLRFPAWLVLGVWFAIQWASVGAPSAAVTGVAYTAHLIGFVGGFLFAWLLYCRGRGYADPTNTAVLPGDPP; this comes from the coding sequence ATGCTGAGGCCGGTAAGCAAAGAAGATCCGTTCGTTCCGCTGGTGACCTACGCCCTGATCGCGGCGTGCGTGCTGGTCTTCCTGGTCGGCCCGGTCTCCGGGCTCGATCCGCTGTACGGCGGCGGGAACGCCCGCGCCTGCGCAGAACTGGCCTACTACCACCACTGGGGGGTGATCCCCAGCGAGCTGATGGACAATCAGCCGCTCGCGGCCACCGCCACCCCGGGCTGCCCGGCGCCGGACAGCTTCCCGAAGATCCCGGCCCTGTCGGTGCTGACCGCGATGTTCGTCCACGGCGGCTGGCTGCACCTGCTGGGCAACATGCTCTTCCTCTATGTCTTCGGCGCGATGGCCGAGGAGCGGATGGGGCGGCTGCCGTACCTGCTCAGCTATGTCGCCCTGGGCTATCTGGCGACCTACGGCTACGCGGTGTTCGCCGCCGGCGGCGACAGCGCCACCCAGACCCTGGTCGGCGCATCGGGCGCGATCGCCGGCGTCCTCGGGGCGTATCTGCGGCTGCACCCCAGGGCCAGGGTGACCAGCCTGCTGCCCTTCCTGCTGTTCCTGCCGCTGCGGTTCCCCGCCTGGTTGGTGTTGGGCGTGTGGTTCGCGATCCAGTGGGCCTCGGTCGGCGCGCCCTCGGCCGCGGTCACCGGGGTGGCCTACACGGCCCACCTGATCGGCTTCGTCGGCGGCTTCCTCTTCGCCTGGCTGCTGTACTGCCGCGGGCGCGGCTACGCTGATCCGACGAACACCGCCGTACTCCCAGGAGACCCCCCGTGA
- a CDS encoding NYN domain-containing protein, with amino-acid sequence MPAAEPAEPVEPVEQLDRPLPEGVRRRVVGIAADGLSAMPLAELPPRLRPYAKFTPVQRARRGATAIAAALETEPGFRSRIAERVRQGQPDLVAALENGQVPAAADPQDVAAVAYLLRPVGWSKLVGDAGEEVERAESEGAAAEAARLVEKLQAELSALRETSRAEADRSRVELDETRKERDSLRRRVRSLEADTKRAEAATRKVAAELEALRAAGATERGSTDSEVRRLKHRLAEAESAVEAARRTSREGRSAEEMRLRLLLDVVLQGAQGLQRELGLKPVTTRPADTVEAVSPTTASPHDVARRALDGDDPALLDQLLALPQVHLLVDGYNVTKSGYPTLPLEKQRVRLLNGLSMLAAHSGAEITCVFDGKDLDAPVPMAPPRGVRVLFSRSGENADELIRRLVRAEPEGRPVVVVSTDREVADGVRKAGARPVPSAMLLRRLVRT; translated from the coding sequence CTGCCCGCCGCCGAACCGGCTGAGCCCGTCGAGCCCGTCGAGCAGCTCGACCGGCCGCTGCCCGAGGGGGTGCGGCGCAGGGTCGTCGGCATCGCCGCCGACGGGCTCAGCGCCATGCCGCTCGCCGAGCTGCCGCCCCGGCTGCGCCCGTACGCCAAGTTCACCCCGGTGCAGCGGGCCCGGCGCGGGGCCACCGCCATCGCCGCCGCGCTGGAGACCGAGCCCGGCTTCCGGTCGCGGATAGCGGAACGCGTCAGACAGGGCCAGCCCGACCTGGTCGCGGCGCTGGAGAACGGACAGGTCCCGGCCGCCGCCGATCCGCAGGACGTCGCCGCGGTGGCGTACCTGCTGCGCCCGGTCGGCTGGAGCAAGCTGGTCGGCGACGCCGGCGAGGAGGTCGAGCGGGCCGAGTCCGAGGGCGCCGCCGCCGAGGCCGCCCGGCTGGTGGAGAAGCTGCAGGCGGAGCTGTCCGCGCTGCGCGAGACCAGCAGGGCCGAGGCGGACCGGAGCCGGGTCGAGCTGGACGAGACCAGGAAGGAGCGGGACTCGCTCCGTCGCCGGGTGCGCAGCCTGGAGGCCGACACAAAGCGCGCCGAGGCGGCGACCCGCAAGGTCGCCGCCGAACTGGAGGCGCTGCGCGCGGCCGGCGCCACCGAGCGCGGCAGCACCGACAGCGAGGTCCGCCGGCTGAAGCACCGGCTGGCCGAGGCCGAGTCGGCCGTCGAGGCGGCGAGGCGGACCTCCAGGGAGGGGCGCAGCGCCGAGGAGATGCGGCTGCGGCTGCTGCTGGACGTGGTGCTGCAGGGCGCCCAGGGGCTGCAGCGGGAGCTGGGGCTGAAGCCGGTCACCACTCGTCCCGCGGACACGGTGGAGGCGGTGTCGCCGACCACGGCCTCACCCCACGACGTGGCCAGGCGTGCCCTGGACGGGGACGATCCCGCGCTGCTGGACCAGCTGCTGGCGCTCCCTCAGGTGCATCTGCTGGTGGACGGCTACAACGTCACCAAGAGCGGCTATCCGACGCTGCCGCTGGAGAAGCAGCGGGTCAGGCTGCTCAACGGGCTGTCCATGCTCGCCGCGCACAGCGGCGCGGAGATCACCTGCGTGTTCGACGGCAAGGATCTGGACGCGCCGGTGCCGATGGCTCCGCCGCGCGGGGTGCGGGTGCTCTTCAGCCGTTCCGGCGAGAACGCCGACGAGTTGATCCGCCGTCTGGTGCGGGCCGAGCCCGAGGGCCGTCCGGTGGTGGTGGTGTCGACCGACCGGGAAGTGGCCGACGGAGTACGGAAGGCCGGCGCGCGTCCGGTGCCCTCGGCGATGCTGCTGCGGCGTCTTGTTCGCACCTGA
- a CDS encoding C40 family peptidase, with translation MATHRRPKQPSRAKVSILTAAAATAVALSAQASAQAAPMTTSDQAKSQVEADQAAASAATEQYDQAQTQEQALQRQTNVLQDEIARQQAAVNKELGQLGQMASAEYRNGAVDPTVKLLLASNPSEYLSQASTQSRVAGSQAAMLQQLQSQQKTLAEEKAQAAQELTAQQTLLQQMQTAKNTAQSKLNHAQSVLSSLSATARAAVQAAVAKSQGTSSSGGGYGSVNSTDNHMSVSQINLSGISAAARTAMEAAMSKVGVAPYSFGAAGPNAFDCSGLVMWAFAHAGISLPHSSYSDESVGTLVASSADLKVGDIVVLEHGNHVGLYAGNGMLLNAPEYGYNVSIQPMSYFGSIVAIRRF, from the coding sequence GTGGCCACGCACCGTCGCCCCAAGCAACCCAGCCGCGCCAAGGTGTCGATCCTGACCGCGGCCGCCGCCACCGCTGTGGCCCTCTCGGCCCAGGCATCCGCGCAGGCAGCGCCGATGACCACCAGCGACCAGGCGAAGTCCCAGGTCGAGGCGGACCAGGCGGCGGCGAGCGCGGCGACTGAGCAGTACGACCAGGCGCAGACCCAGGAGCAGGCGCTGCAGCGGCAGACCAATGTGCTCCAGGACGAGATAGCCCGGCAGCAGGCCGCTGTGAACAAGGAGTTGGGCCAGCTGGGGCAGATGGCCAGCGCCGAGTACCGCAACGGCGCGGTCGACCCGACGGTGAAGCTGCTGCTGGCCTCGAACCCGAGCGAGTACCTGAGCCAGGCGTCCACCCAGAGCCGGGTCGCCGGCAGCCAGGCCGCAATGCTCCAGCAGTTGCAGAGCCAGCAGAAGACCCTGGCCGAGGAGAAGGCCCAGGCGGCCCAGGAGCTGACGGCCCAGCAGACGCTGCTGCAGCAGATGCAGACGGCCAAGAACACCGCCCAGTCCAAGCTCAACCACGCCCAGAGCGTGCTCAGTTCGCTGTCCGCAACGGCGCGTGCCGCGGTGCAGGCGGCGGTGGCCAAGTCGCAGGGGACCAGCAGCAGTGGCGGTGGCTACGGCTCCGTGAACTCCACCGACAACCACATGTCGGTGTCGCAGATCAACCTCTCCGGGATATCCGCCGCCGCCCGTACGGCGATGGAGGCGGCGATGAGCAAGGTCGGGGTCGCCCCCTACTCCTTCGGTGCCGCAGGCCCCAACGCCTTCGACTGCTCCGGCCTGGTGATGTGGGCCTTCGCCCACGCCGGAATCAGCCTGCCGCACTCCTCCTACTCCGACGAGTCGGTGGGCACCCTGGTGGCCTCCAGCGCCGACCTGAAGGTGGGCGACATCGTGGTGCTGGAGCACGGCAACCACGTCGGTCTGTACGCCGGCAACGGGATGCTGCTGAACGCCCCCGAGTACGGCTACAACGTGTCCATCCAGCCGATGTCCTACTTCGGGTCGATCGTGGCGATTCGTCGCTTCTGA
- a CDS encoding C40 family peptidase has protein sequence MLTAAAATTVALSATAAQSAQAAPTQTTAQLKAQIDKLNTDADTAVQQYDKAQSDQQALQKQVSTLQDQVARQQASVTAKATALGSVASAQYRSGSIDPSVQLMLASDPSTYLNQASAQSQITASQSNMLAELKGEQSTLNNEKAQAESKLKALDATSKQLAASKAAVQQKLAAAQAKLDSLTSAQAAALKAANATSAAKAAASVSSSSSSSSSASGSSSSKAGDSVEATAYAAAQTKLGDAYVYGATGPNTFDCSGLTQWAFAQAGVAIGRTTYDQINAGTAVSRANLQVGDLVFFNNDSHVAIYAGNNMVLHAPHTGTVVKYESIDTIGSIYAMRHI, from the coding sequence GTGCTCACGGCTGCAGCGGCCACCACCGTCGCCCTCTCCGCGACCGCTGCCCAGTCGGCGCAGGCGGCCCCGACGCAGACCACTGCCCAACTCAAGGCGCAGATCGACAAGCTGAACACCGACGCCGACACGGCGGTTCAGCAGTACGACAAGGCGCAGTCCGACCAGCAGGCCCTGCAGAAGCAGGTCAGCACGCTGCAGGACCAGGTCGCCCGCCAGCAGGCCTCGGTCACCGCCAAGGCGACCGCCCTCGGCTCGGTCGCCAGCGCCCAGTACCGCAGTGGGTCGATCGACCCCTCGGTCCAGCTGATGCTCGCCTCGGACCCGTCGACATACCTGAACCAGGCGTCGGCGCAGAGCCAGATCACCGCCAGTCAGTCGAACATGCTGGCCGAGTTGAAGGGCGAGCAGTCGACGCTCAACAACGAGAAAGCCCAGGCCGAGAGCAAGCTGAAGGCCCTCGACGCCACCAGCAAGCAGCTCGCCGCCTCCAAGGCCGCGGTGCAGCAGAAGCTCGCCGCCGCCCAGGCGAAGCTGGACTCCCTCACCTCCGCCCAGGCGGCCGCGCTCAAGGCCGCCAACGCCACTTCCGCGGCCAAGGCCGCCGCCTCCGTGAGCAGCTCCTCGTCCTCCTCCAGCAGTGCCTCGGGTTCGAGCTCGTCCAAGGCCGGCGACTCGGTGGAGGCGACCGCCTACGCCGCCGCCCAGACCAAGCTCGGCGACGCGTACGTCTACGGCGCCACCGGTCCGAACACCTTCGACTGCTCCGGCCTGACCCAGTGGGCCTTCGCCCAGGCCGGGGTGGCCATCGGCCGCACCACCTACGACCAGATCAACGCCGGCACCGCGGTCAGCCGCGCCAACCTGCAGGTCGGCGACCTGGTCTTCTTCAACAACGACTCGCACGTCGCCATCTACGCCGGCAACAACATGGTGCTGCACGCCCCGCACACCGGCACCGTGGTGAAGTACGAGAGCATCGACACGATCGGCTCCATCTACGCGATGCGCCACATCTGA
- a CDS encoding C40 family peptidase produces MASHRRARPLGQYSTVAALSRTAATVAAATAAVLAAGGSALATPGAPGGDTSGGGAPVTADDVQHQLDGLYAQAEVAGQQYDGAREKERALQRESVLLQQRVAEEQQHVNALIQSMGSIASAQYRQGGGVDPLVRLLLNAHPDQYLEQASTADQADTVAALKLQQIEEDQRQLVQDRTEAVAQLAQLETLRKSIAGSKTQVQQRLGHAKALLDTLTAAQRAQLQQTEADAAGVAAQVAEQQLPSDQGPASGRAAEALAAAEGALGKPYVYGSAGPGSFDCSGLMYWSWRHAGVTLPRTSQGQAFAGQRIPLSQARPGDLVIYYGDMHHVGMYAGNGTVIHAPYPGARVRYERVGDMPVASVVRI; encoded by the coding sequence GTGGCGTCCCACCGACGTGCCCGACCGCTGGGCCAGTACTCCACCGTGGCAGCCCTGTCGCGCACCGCGGCGACCGTGGCGGCGGCCACGGCGGCGGTCCTGGCGGCCGGCGGCAGCGCGCTGGCCACTCCGGGCGCCCCGGGCGGCGACACGTCCGGCGGCGGTGCCCCGGTCACCGCTGACGACGTGCAGCACCAGCTGGACGGCCTCTACGCGCAGGCGGAGGTGGCCGGCCAGCAGTACGACGGGGCGCGGGAGAAGGAGCGCGCGCTCCAGCGCGAGTCCGTGCTGCTGCAGCAGCGGGTCGCCGAGGAGCAGCAGCATGTGAACGCCCTGATCCAGTCCATGGGTTCGATCGCCAGCGCCCAGTACCGGCAGGGCGGCGGTGTGGACCCGCTGGTGAGACTGCTGCTCAACGCGCACCCCGACCAATACCTGGAGCAGGCCTCGACTGCGGACCAGGCCGACACCGTGGCCGCGCTGAAGCTCCAGCAGATCGAGGAGGACCAGCGGCAGCTGGTGCAGGACCGGACCGAGGCGGTGGCCCAGCTGGCCCAGCTGGAGACGCTGCGGAAGTCCATCGCCGGCAGCAAGACCCAGGTCCAGCAGCGGCTCGGCCATGCCAAGGCGCTGCTGGACACGCTCACCGCGGCGCAGCGCGCGCAGCTCCAGCAGACCGAGGCGGACGCGGCGGGGGTGGCGGCGCAGGTCGCGGAGCAGCAGCTGCCGTCTGACCAGGGACCGGCCTCGGGGCGCGCGGCCGAGGCGCTGGCGGCCGCGGAGGGCGCCCTCGGCAAGCCCTATGTCTACGGATCCGCGGGCCCGGGATCGTTCGACTGCTCCGGGCTGATGTACTGGTCCTGGCGTCATGCCGGAGTGACGCTGCCCCGTACCTCGCAGGGCCAGGCCTTCGCCGGGCAGCGGATCCCGCTGAGCCAGGCGAGGCCCGGTGACCTTGTGATCTACTACGGCGACATGCACCACGTCGGGATGTACGCAGGCAATGGGACGGTCATCCATGCGCCCTACCCGGGGGCCAGGGTCCGCTACGAGCGGGTCGGCGACATGCCCGTCGCCAGTGTGGTCCGGATCTGA
- a CDS encoding glycosyltransferase family 87 protein, protein MSWAVTRSLVMLAVLGLLQLGTSDVTSDVKVIYQGWAQVLQTGTFPLDDVTWQYPPLTALVMLVPHWLPWTYFTGFLVMVAVSDAVVLGLLLRASRHGRSRAGAWLWALVVPLLGPTVYCRFDLVVTAVAVVGLLAAATRPRLGGVLAGMGAMLKVWPVLMVLGTPRGRKTRETWIAMVVSALAIGFYYAVTNVGAYSFMSFQENRGVEIESLGALPFYLAHLFGWRGHAEMHYGSTEFLGTGVDLVGKLMVALSLAAFAWLLLWRFRARRWTAATPCDAALAALLLFTVTSRVISPQYLVWLIGIAAVCLVSPQTTQRPTAWLIAAASLFTFLEFPVFFGDLAAFKPLGVSVLIVRNLLLAAAAVVSCRRLWRETMRPDPESVPSVPGAVPATVLETTVPLAEDRPSTQP, encoded by the coding sequence GTGAGCTGGGCCGTGACCCGGAGCCTGGTGATGCTGGCGGTGCTGGGGCTGCTGCAGCTCGGCACCAGCGACGTGACCAGCGACGTCAAGGTGATCTACCAGGGCTGGGCCCAGGTGCTGCAGACCGGCACCTTCCCGCTGGACGACGTGACCTGGCAGTACCCGCCGCTGACCGCGCTGGTGATGCTGGTGCCGCACTGGCTGCCGTGGACCTACTTCACCGGCTTCCTGGTGATGGTCGCCGTCTCCGACGCCGTGGTGCTCGGTCTGCTGCTGCGGGCCTCCCGGCACGGCCGGAGCAGGGCCGGCGCCTGGCTGTGGGCCCTGGTGGTGCCGCTGCTCGGGCCGACCGTCTACTGCCGCTTCGACCTGGTGGTCACCGCCGTGGCGGTGGTCGGGCTGCTGGCCGCGGCCACCCGGCCGCGGCTGGGCGGGGTGCTGGCCGGGATGGGCGCGATGCTGAAGGTCTGGCCGGTGCTGATGGTGCTGGGCACCCCGCGCGGCCGGAAGACCAGGGAGACCTGGATCGCGATGGTGGTCTCGGCGCTGGCGATCGGCTTCTACTACGCGGTCACCAATGTCGGCGCCTACTCGTTCATGAGCTTCCAGGAGAACCGCGGCGTCGAGATCGAGTCGCTGGGCGCGCTGCCCTTCTACCTGGCCCACCTCTTCGGCTGGCGCGGCCACGCCGAGATGCACTACGGCTCGACGGAGTTCCTGGGCACCGGGGTCGACCTGGTCGGCAAGCTGATGGTGGCGCTGTCGCTGGCGGCCTTCGCCTGGCTGCTGCTGTGGCGGTTCCGCGCCCGCCGCTGGACCGCGGCGACCCCCTGCGACGCGGCCCTGGCCGCACTGCTGCTGTTCACCGTCACCAGCCGGGTGATCAGCCCGCAGTACCTGGTCTGGCTGATCGGCATCGCCGCCGTCTGCCTGGTCTCCCCGCAGACCACCCAGCGCCCCACCGCCTGGCTGATCGCCGCCGCGAGCCTGTTCACCTTCCTGGAGTTCCCGGTCTTCTTCGGCGACCTGGCGGCGTTCAAGCCGCTCGGCGTCTCGGTCCTGATCGTCCGCAACCTGCTGCTGGCGGCGGCCGCCGTGGTCTCCTGCCGCCGGCTGTGGCGCGAGACGATGCGGCCGGACCCGGAATCCGTCCCGTCCGTCCCGGGCGCCGTGCCTGCGACGGTGCTGGAGACTACTGTGCCGCTAGCCGAAGATCGACCTTCCACTCAGCCGTGA